A genomic region of Rhizobium sp. NXC24 contains the following coding sequences:
- a CDS encoding EVE domain-containing protein — protein sequence MTFKASDHIDAALFPREDSSDQGKMVRLFPHANASGRRPEPVQKSYWLAVASAEHVRHGKEQGFMQVCHGKPGPLKRIKPGDGIIYYSPSITMGGKDGFQSFTAIGYVREGEPYPAQMDCGKAYRRDVDWLDAPEQPLRPLLGWLDFTQDKNWGYKLRFGLVAFGASDFEFLQEIMTSELEVVKQRRLQA from the coding sequence ATGACATTCAAAGCAAGCGATCATATTGATGCCGCGCTTTTCCCGCGGGAAGATTCCTCTGATCAGGGCAAGATGGTTCGCCTCTTCCCGCACGCCAATGCGTCCGGCCGGCGGCCCGAGCCTGTGCAGAAATCCTATTGGCTGGCCGTTGCCAGCGCGGAACATGTTCGCCATGGGAAAGAGCAGGGCTTCATGCAGGTTTGCCACGGCAAACCGGGGCCGCTGAAGCGCATCAAGCCCGGTGACGGTATCATCTATTATTCTCCATCGATAACGATGGGAGGCAAGGACGGTTTCCAGAGCTTCACGGCCATTGGCTATGTCCGTGAGGGCGAGCCGTATCCGGCGCAGATGGATTGTGGAAAGGCCTATCGCCGCGATGTCGACTGGCTCGATGCGCCCGAACAGCCGCTCCGTCCATTGCTGGGCTGGCTGGATTTTACCCAAGACAAGAACTGGGGCTACAAACTGAGGTTCGGGCTTGTTGCCTTTGGCGCGTCCGATTTTGAATTCCTGCAGGAGATCATGACGAGCGAGTTGGAAGTCGTGAAGCAGCGTCGCCTGCAGGCGTAA
- a CDS encoding neutral zinc metallopeptidase, which translates to MDWKGRRQSDNIEDERGSSPMSGGTGGGGFRFPGGGIGGGGLSFRTIIVLVVIFLILRAMGVDVIGLLQQSGMLEGGGSGYEQSDSRGGNAPPANDEMKQFVATVLADTEDTWTGIFKSMGQTYTDPKLVLFSGSFPSACGQASAATGPFYCPSDQKVYLDMAFFKQMKDQFGAAGDFAQAYVIAHEVGHHVQDQLGILPKFNQARQTMSEADANKLSVRIELQADCLAGIWGKFTQQKGILQEGDLEEALNAAQQIGDDTLQKRSQGYVVPDSFNHGTSAQRVKWFKQGFDSGKLSNCDTLNNPV; encoded by the coding sequence ATGGATTGGAAGGGGCGTCGGCAATCCGACAATATCGAGGATGAGCGTGGCTCATCGCCGATGAGCGGCGGCACGGGTGGCGGCGGCTTCCGATTCCCCGGCGGAGGTATCGGCGGCGGCGGTTTGAGTTTCCGCACCATTATCGTACTCGTCGTGATTTTCCTGATCCTGAGGGCGATGGGCGTCGACGTTATCGGCCTGCTACAGCAAAGCGGCATGTTGGAAGGTGGTGGATCTGGTTACGAGCAGAGCGATTCCCGTGGCGGCAATGCTCCGCCCGCCAATGACGAGATGAAGCAGTTCGTCGCAACGGTGCTCGCCGACACAGAAGACACCTGGACCGGCATCTTCAAGTCGATGGGCCAGACCTATACGGATCCGAAGCTGGTGCTGTTCTCCGGCAGTTTCCCCTCGGCTTGCGGGCAAGCTTCGGCGGCCACCGGCCCCTTCTATTGCCCGAGCGATCAGAAGGTCTATCTCGACATGGCCTTCTTCAAGCAGATGAAGGACCAGTTCGGCGCAGCCGGCGATTTCGCCCAGGCCTATGTCATTGCGCATGAAGTCGGCCATCATGTTCAGGACCAGCTCGGCATTCTGCCGAAGTTCAATCAGGCCCGCCAAACCATGAGCGAGGCAGATGCCAACAAGTTGTCAGTGCGGATCGAGCTTCAAGCCGATTGCCTTGCCGGCATCTGGGGCAAGTTCACGCAGCAGAAAGGCATTCTGCAGGAAGGCGACCTCGAAGAGGCGCTGAATGCCGCGCAGCAGATCGGCGACGATACGCTGCAGAAGCGCAGCCAGGGTTATGTTGTTCCGGATAGTTTCAACCACGGCACCTCGGCCCAGCGTGTGAAATGGTTCAAGCAGGGCTTCGACTCCGGCAAGCTCAGCAACTGCGATACGCTGAACAATCCGGTTTAA
- a CDS encoding TCR/Tet family MFS transporter, with the protein MIDQKFVRRGLFLVFVTLFLDVIGIAIIMPVMPKYLEELTGASVSEAATDGGWLLLAYAAMQFLFSPLIGNLSDRFGRRPILLASVLTFAIDNFICAIAGSYWILFAGRILAGVSGASFSTCSAYIADISNDENRAKNFGLIGMAFGVGFVLGPVIGGFLGEFGPRAPFYGAAAVAFINFIGAYFLLPETLEARNRRRFEFWRASPLGALRQVGRYQGLGWVFVVMFFNWLAHGVFPAVWSFVSSYRYEWTSLEIGLSLGTYGIGMALVMGLALPRIVSVLGEWKTVVFGLTFSGIGLLGYAFAWQGWMVYAVIVVTVIENVSDAPLRSIAASKVPPSAQGELQGALGSLTSITAIIGPVLFPYLFRYFTDPSAPVVFAGAPFIMSAILIAAAVIVFVAKVQKSEPKAAAEPAVQEVA; encoded by the coding sequence ATGATCGATCAGAAATTCGTCCGTCGCGGCCTTTTCCTCGTCTTCGTCACCCTCTTCCTCGACGTCATCGGCATCGCCATCATCATGCCGGTCATGCCGAAATATCTGGAGGAACTGACGGGCGCTTCAGTCAGCGAGGCGGCAACCGATGGCGGCTGGCTATTGCTTGCCTATGCGGCCATGCAATTCCTGTTTTCGCCGCTGATCGGCAATTTGAGCGATCGTTTCGGTCGCCGCCCGATCTTGCTTGCCTCCGTGTTGACCTTCGCGATCGACAATTTCATCTGCGCCATTGCCGGCAGCTACTGGATATTGTTCGCCGGTCGCATCCTGGCCGGTGTCAGCGGAGCGAGTTTCTCGACATGCTCCGCCTATATCGCCGACATCAGCAATGACGAGAACCGGGCTAAGAATTTCGGCCTGATCGGCATGGCCTTCGGCGTGGGTTTTGTCCTTGGACCTGTGATCGGCGGTTTCCTTGGGGAATTCGGCCCGCGCGCGCCCTTTTACGGTGCAGCGGCGGTGGCCTTCATAAACTTTATCGGTGCCTATTTCCTCCTGCCGGAAACGCTGGAAGCGAGGAACCGCCGCCGTTTCGAATTTTGGCGCGCCAGTCCGCTCGGCGCATTGCGGCAAGTGGGCCGCTATCAGGGCCTTGGCTGGGTCTTCGTTGTCATGTTCTTCAACTGGCTGGCGCATGGCGTGTTTCCGGCGGTCTGGTCCTTCGTCAGCTCCTATCGTTATGAATGGACCTCGTTGGAAATCGGCCTTTCGCTCGGCACCTACGGCATCGGCATGGCGCTGGTGATGGGGCTGGCTCTGCCTCGCATCGTTTCGGTGCTCGGCGAATGGAAGACTGTGGTGTTCGGGCTTACCTTTTCCGGCATCGGCTTGCTGGGATATGCTTTCGCCTGGCAGGGCTGGATGGTCTATGCCGTGATCGTCGTCACCGTGATCGAAAACGTCTCGGACGCGCCGCTGCGCTCCATTGCGGCAAGCAAGGTGCCACCATCGGCGCAGGGCGAACTGCAAGGCGCTCTCGGCAGCTTGACCAGCATCACCGCCATCATAGGGCCGGTGCTGTTTCCCTACCTGTTCCGTTATTTTACCGACCCGTCCGCGCCCGTCGTTTTCGCCGGCGCCCCGTTCATCATGTCGGCGATCCTGATTGCAGCTGCGGTGATCGTCTTTGTCGCCAAGGTGCAGAAGAGTGAACCGAAAGCCGCGGCAGAGCCGGCTGTTCAGGAAGTGGCCTAA
- a CDS encoding GatB/YqeY domain-containing protein, whose product MIRETLSTAQKDAMKAKDAARLSTVRLILAAIKDKDIANRGLGKEQASDDEILQLLAKMIKQREESVKIYIDGGRPELADKEREEIAVIQGFMPEQLSDEKVREICVAVVAELGAQGLKDMGKCVAALRERYAGQMDFAKASGILKELLK is encoded by the coding sequence ATGATCCGCGAAACGCTTTCCACCGCCCAGAAGGATGCCATGAAGGCCAAGGACGCGGCGAGGCTTTCGACCGTGCGCCTCATCCTCGCCGCGATCAAGGACAAGGACATCGCCAATCGTGGTCTCGGCAAGGAACAGGCGAGTGACGACGAGATTTTGCAGTTGCTCGCCAAGATGATCAAGCAGCGCGAAGAGTCGGTGAAGATCTACATCGATGGTGGCCGCCCGGAACTGGCCGACAAGGAGCGCGAGGAAATCGCTGTTATCCAGGGCTTCATGCCCGAGCAGCTTTCCGACGAGAAGGTGCGCGAGATCTGCGTCGCTGTCGTCGCCGAGCTCGGTGCGCAAGGCCTGAAGGACATGGGCAAGTGCGTCGCTGCCCTGCGCGAGCGCTATGCCGGGCAGATGGATTTCGCCAAGGCTTCGGGGATTCTCAAAGAGCTGCTGAAGTAA
- a CDS encoding glutathionylspermidine synthase family protein — translation MKRVVVSERPDWQADAEACGFSIHSMYGERYWDERHAYVFTLDEIETRLEDPSATLLQMCYGAVDRIVADAGLMSRMAIPPEYHDAVVRSWRNREHDLYGRFDLAYGGDGPAKLLEFNADTPTSLFESAVFQWQWLEDMKARGEIPRTADQFNSIHERLIDALRFLAGPSRRMHFAGVLESEEDLVTLNYLVDCAAQAGCETTLLGMADIGVDAKHWLTDLQDRRVDCLFKLYPLEDMVREPFGRHLPATPTRVIEPLWKLTLSNKGLLPVLWDMFPNHENLLPAYFDDDPRAETLGETYVRKPLLSREGANVTLVNHQADGGNYRVDGPYGAEGYIRQALRLLPRFGDDWTVIGSWIIAGQPAGIGIREDDTPVTRDTSRFVPHYILD, via the coding sequence ATGAAACGTGTGGTCGTCAGCGAAAGACCAGATTGGCAGGCCGATGCCGAGGCCTGCGGCTTTTCCATCCACTCCATGTACGGCGAGCGCTATTGGGACGAGCGCCATGCCTACGTCTTCACACTGGACGAGATCGAAACCAGGCTCGAGGACCCGTCCGCCACGCTCTTGCAAATGTGCTACGGCGCGGTCGACCGGATCGTTGCCGATGCCGGTCTGATGTCCCGCATGGCGATCCCGCCGGAATATCACGACGCAGTCGTCCGGTCGTGGCGCAACCGGGAGCACGATCTCTATGGCCGCTTCGACCTCGCTTACGGCGGCGACGGACCAGCGAAACTTTTGGAATTCAATGCCGATACCCCCACGAGCCTGTTCGAAAGCGCCGTCTTCCAGTGGCAATGGCTGGAGGACATGAAGGCGCGCGGGGAAATCCCGCGGACCGCCGACCAATTCAACTCGATCCATGAGCGACTGATCGATGCCCTGCGGTTTCTCGCCGGCCCATCCAGACGAATGCATTTCGCCGGCGTTCTGGAATCGGAAGAGGATTTGGTGACACTGAACTACCTCGTCGACTGCGCCGCCCAGGCAGGGTGCGAGACGACGCTGCTCGGCATGGCCGATATCGGCGTCGATGCCAAACATTGGCTGACCGACTTGCAGGATCGGCGCGTCGATTGCCTGTTCAAGCTTTATCCGCTGGAAGACATGGTGCGCGAGCCCTTCGGTCGCCATCTGCCGGCGACGCCGACCAGGGTGATCGAGCCCCTGTGGAAATTGACGCTTTCGAACAAGGGACTGTTGCCGGTTCTATGGGACATGTTCCCCAATCATGAAAATCTGCTTCCCGCCTATTTCGATGACGATCCCCGCGCCGAAACCCTTGGCGAGACATATGTCCGCAAGCCGCTGCTCTCCCGCGAGGGCGCGAATGTAACGCTGGTCAACCATCAGGCGGATGGAGGCAATTATCGGGTCGACGGCCCCTATGGCGCGGAAGGCTATATCAGGCAGGCGCTGCGGCTCCTTCCCCGCTTCGGCGACGACTGGACCGTCATCGGCTCCTGGATCATCGCCGGACAACCGGCCGGCATCGGCATCCGCGAAGACGACACGCCGGTCACACGCGACACCTCGCGCTTTGTGCCACACTATATATTGGATTGA
- a CDS encoding aldo/keto reductase: MQMRQLGKTGPEVSAIGLGCMGMYGMYGPSDRAESIATIHAALDAGINLLDTGDFYGMGHNEMLIGEAIKGLKRDNFLLSVKFGALRDPAGAWLGYDARPAAIRNFLAYTLQRLGVDHIDIYRPARLDPNVPIEEQVGAMADLIKAGYIRHIGLSEVGADTIRRAAAVHPIADLQIEYSLISRGIEDQILPTCRELGIGITAYGVLSRGLISGHWQKDAVQKGDFRALSPRFQAGNVDKNLELVEALRQIADAKGVSVAQIAIAWVDAQGADIIPLIGARRRDRLTEALGSLSVQLSEADFSAIERAVPKDAAAGGRYPEAQLAHMDSEK; encoded by the coding sequence ATGCAGATGCGTCAATTGGGTAAGACCGGCCCCGAAGTGTCCGCCATCGGCCTCGGCTGCATGGGCATGTACGGCATGTACGGACCATCCGATCGCGCCGAGAGCATTGCCACCATCCACGCCGCCCTCGACGCCGGCATCAACCTACTCGATACCGGCGATTTCTATGGGATGGGCCACAATGAAATGTTGATCGGCGAAGCGATCAAAGGTCTGAAGCGCGACAATTTCCTGCTCAGCGTCAAGTTCGGCGCCTTGCGCGATCCCGCCGGTGCCTGGTTGGGTTATGATGCCCGTCCGGCCGCAATCCGCAACTTTCTCGCCTATACGCTGCAGCGCCTCGGCGTTGACCATATCGATATCTACCGCCCTGCCCGCCTCGATCCGAACGTCCCGATCGAAGAGCAGGTCGGCGCCATGGCCGATCTGATCAAGGCCGGTTATATCAGGCATATCGGCCTCTCCGAGGTCGGCGCCGATACGATCCGCCGTGCTGCGGCCGTGCATCCGATCGCAGATCTGCAAATCGAATATTCGCTGATCTCGCGCGGCATCGAGGATCAGATCCTGCCCACCTGCCGCGAACTCGGCATCGGCATCACCGCCTACGGCGTCCTCTCCCGCGGCCTGATCAGCGGTCACTGGCAGAAGGATGCGGTGCAGAAAGGCGACTTCCGCGCCTTGAGCCCGCGCTTCCAGGCGGGCAATGTCGATAAGAACCTGGAATTGGTGGAAGCACTGCGCCAGATCGCAGATGCCAAGGGCGTTAGCGTCGCCCAGATCGCCATCGCCTGGGTCGACGCCCAAGGCGCGGACATCATCCCGCTCATTGGTGCCCGCCGCCGCGATCGCCTGACCGAGGCTCTCGGCTCGTTATCCGTCCAATTGTCCGAAGCGGATTTCTCAGCGATCGAACGCGCAGTCCCGAAGGACGCCGCCGCCGGCGGTCGCTATCCGGAAGCGCAGTTGGCGCATATGGATAGCGAGAAGTAG
- a CDS encoding LysR family transcriptional regulator, with translation MNDLPLADLDAFAAVTRERSFREAARKRRVSASSLSEALRRLEERLGVRLLNRTTRSVTPTEAGERLIERLGPAMGEIATALDDINTFRDSPGGTLRLNVPTVAAMVIMPGIINRFLKAYPGISVEIVAEDSFIDVLAAGYDAGIRYDERLERDMIAVPIGPREQCYVTAASPAYLAANGTPQHPRDILDHRCIRHRFLGSSAFPWEFERKDERIVISPPMVLATNSVDIERNAALEGLGIIRTFREFVAPQIASGDLIPILEDWDTAFPGPFLYYASRRHMPAPLRAFVDFLKLEQRRMNEG, from the coding sequence ATGAACGATTTGCCGCTTGCCGATCTCGATGCCTTTGCCGCTGTCACGCGCGAACGCAGTTTTCGTGAGGCGGCGCGGAAACGCCGTGTCTCCGCATCATCATTGAGCGAGGCGCTGCGGCGGCTCGAGGAGCGGCTCGGCGTGCGTCTGCTCAACCGTACCACCCGCAGCGTCACACCAACAGAGGCCGGCGAACGGCTCATCGAGCGGCTGGGACCGGCGATGGGCGAGATCGCCACCGCGCTTGACGATATCAACACATTTCGTGACAGTCCTGGCGGCACTCTGCGGCTCAATGTGCCGACCGTGGCAGCCATGGTCATCATGCCGGGCATCATCAACCGTTTCCTGAAAGCCTATCCGGGTATCTCGGTAGAAATCGTCGCCGAGGACAGTTTTATCGACGTGCTGGCGGCGGGCTATGATGCCGGTATTCGTTACGATGAGCGGCTGGAGCGCGACATGATCGCCGTTCCGATCGGGCCACGGGAGCAATGCTATGTCACCGCCGCGTCGCCGGCCTACCTTGCGGCAAATGGTACGCCCCAGCACCCGCGCGACATTCTCGACCATCGCTGTATCCGCCACCGTTTCCTCGGCAGCTCTGCCTTTCCCTGGGAGTTTGAAAGGAAGGACGAGAGGATCGTCATTTCGCCGCCCATGGTTCTCGCCACCAATTCCGTCGATATCGAGCGCAACGCCGCCTTGGAGGGACTTGGTATCATCCGAACCTTCAGGGAGTTCGTCGCGCCGCAGATTGCAAGCGGTGACCTCATACCGATTCTCGAAGACTGGGATACTGCTTTTCCCGGGCCATTTCTCTATTATGCCAGCCGCCGCCATATGCCGGCACCGCTTCGAGCCTTCGTCGATTTTCTCAAATTGGAGCAGCGGCGGATGAACGAGGGGTAG
- a CDS encoding MATE family efflux transporter, with protein sequence MDMPVAARPFAHDNNNSWFAHLRATLALGIPLIGAQLAQLGINTTDVMIIGRLGAEQLAAMVLAGQFLFTILLFGSGFAIAVVPLVAQAYGQGDVTSVRRALRMGLWAVTVYWLIAQPAFLYSEQILLAAGQKPDVAKLASDYIAIGHFAVLPGLLYNVIRALVSAMGRAGVILYVTLTMLVMNAVLAYCLVLGHFGMPALGLRGAAMVSVAVQTAGFLFIVGYVQSRQDTRRYEIFVRLWRPDWHALWEVVRLGFPISITVLAEVSLFTAASLLMGQIGTIELAAHGIALQWASIAFMIPLGLSQAATVRVGVAHGQGDHFGLKRAAIVVLIVSSCIAFCGSILFATAPSWLGSWFLDVKSVDAPQVLAYAAPLIVVAGLFQLVDGLQVVASGLLRGLKDARVPMIMALIAYWPIGFFLAWLLAFPLGFGGIGIWIGFLLGLGSAATMLCARFYILMRSEKLAG encoded by the coding sequence ATGGATATGCCGGTAGCTGCGCGCCCCTTCGCGCACGACAACAATAATTCGTGGTTTGCGCATCTCCGCGCCACCCTGGCGCTCGGCATCCCGCTGATCGGCGCGCAACTGGCGCAGCTTGGCATCAATACGACGGATGTGATGATCATCGGTCGTCTCGGTGCCGAGCAATTGGCCGCCATGGTTCTTGCCGGCCAGTTCCTGTTTACGATTCTGCTTTTCGGTTCCGGTTTTGCCATTGCCGTCGTGCCGTTGGTGGCGCAGGCCTATGGTCAGGGTGATGTCACCTCGGTTCGGCGGGCGCTGCGCATGGGCCTCTGGGCCGTTACCGTCTATTGGCTGATTGCGCAGCCGGCCTTTCTTTATTCCGAACAGATCCTATTGGCCGCCGGACAGAAGCCCGACGTGGCGAAGCTTGCCAGCGATTATATCGCCATCGGCCATTTCGCGGTGCTGCCGGGCTTGCTCTACAACGTCATCCGGGCCCTGGTCAGCGCCATGGGTCGGGCAGGCGTCATCCTTTATGTCACCCTCACTATGCTGGTGATGAACGCCGTGCTTGCCTATTGCCTGGTGCTCGGCCATTTCGGCATGCCGGCGCTCGGGCTGCGTGGTGCTGCCATGGTATCCGTTGCAGTGCAGACGGCGGGCTTTCTGTTCATCGTCGGCTATGTGCAGAGCCGCCAGGACACACGACGCTATGAAATCTTCGTCCGTCTTTGGCGGCCGGATTGGCATGCGTTGTGGGAAGTCGTTCGCCTTGGTTTTCCGATCAGCATCACGGTTTTGGCTGAAGTCAGCCTGTTCACGGCCGCTTCGCTGCTGATGGGTCAAATCGGCACGATCGAGCTTGCCGCGCATGGTATCGCACTGCAATGGGCGTCGATCGCCTTCATGATCCCGCTCGGCCTCAGCCAGGCGGCGACCGTGCGGGTCGGTGTCGCGCATGGACAGGGCGATCACTTCGGGCTGAAGCGGGCAGCCATCGTGGTGCTCATCGTTTCGAGTTGTATTGCGTTCTGCGGCAGCATCCTGTTCGCGACAGCGCCATCCTGGCTCGGAAGCTGGTTCCTTGACGTCAAGTCGGTCGATGCGCCGCAGGTGCTTGCCTATGCGGCGCCGCTGATCGTCGTGGCTGGCCTGTTCCAACTCGTCGACGGCCTGCAGGTGGTCGCCAGTGGTCTGCTGCGTGGCCTGAAGGATGCGCGCGTGCCGATGATCATGGCGCTGATCGCCTATTGGCCGATCGGTTTCTTCCTGGCCTGGCTGCTGGCCTTCCCGCTTGGCTTCGGCGGGATCGGCATCTGGATCGGCTTTTTGCTCGGCCTTGGCTCGGCCGCGACCATGCTCTGCGCGCGATTCTATATCCTGATGCGCTCCGAGAAATTGGCCGGCTGA
- the carA gene encoding glutamine-hydrolyzing carbamoyl-phosphate synthase small subunit translates to MTATAPWTTEKPSALLVLADGTVIEGKGIGATGKVQAEVCFNTALTGYEEILTDPSYLGQIVTFTFPHIGNVGTNDEDIEDLTPAARHGAVGVIFKADITDPSNYRAAKHLDQWLKARGIIGMCGIDTRALTAWIRENGMPNGVIAHDPNGVFDIEQLKADAKAWSGLEGLDLAKVATSGQSSQWAQTPWIWNEGYGALNADDAKYHVVCLDYGVKRNILRLFSGLDCKVTVLPATASTDDVLALKPDGIFLSNGPGDPAATGEYAVPVIKDLLKTEIPLFGICLGHQMLGLALGAKTAKMHQGHHGANHPVKDHTTGKVEIVSMNHGFAVDSNSLPEGVEETHISLFDGSNCGLRVAGKPVFSVQHHPEASPGPQDSHYLFRRFVNLVREKKGEPALAERA, encoded by the coding sequence ATGACCGCGACAGCCCCATGGACAACTGAAAAGCCGAGTGCCCTGCTCGTCCTCGCCGACGGCACCGTAATCGAAGGCAAGGGTATCGGCGCGACCGGCAAGGTCCAGGCCGAAGTCTGCTTCAACACGGCGCTGACCGGCTACGAGGAAATCCTGACCGATCCCTCCTATCTCGGTCAGATCGTTACCTTCACCTTCCCCCACATCGGCAATGTCGGCACCAACGACGAAGACATCGAAGACTTGACGCCTGCCGCCCGCCACGGCGCCGTCGGCGTCATCTTCAAGGCCGATATCACCGATCCTTCGAACTATCGCGCCGCAAAGCATCTCGACCAGTGGCTGAAGGCTCGCGGTATCATCGGCATGTGCGGCATCGACACCCGCGCGCTGACCGCCTGGATCCGCGAAAACGGCATGCCGAACGGCGTCATCGCCCATGACCCGAACGGCGTCTTCGACATCGAGCAGTTGAAGGCGGATGCGAAGGCTTGGAGCGGCTTGGAAGGCCTAGATCTCGCAAAGGTCGCCACTTCAGGCCAATCGTCGCAATGGGCGCAGACGCCCTGGATCTGGAACGAAGGCTATGGCGCACTCAATGCCGACGACGCCAAATATCACGTCGTCTGCCTCGACTACGGCGTCAAGCGCAACATCCTGCGCCTCTTCTCCGGCCTCGACTGCAAGGTCACCGTATTGCCGGCAACCGCATCCACCGATGACGTGCTGGCGCTGAAGCCCGACGGCATTTTCCTGTCGAACGGTCCCGGCGACCCCGCGGCAACCGGCGAATATGCCGTGCCTGTCATCAAGGACCTGCTGAAGACGGAAATCCCGTTGTTCGGCATCTGCCTCGGTCACCAGATGCTCGGCCTCGCGCTCGGCGCCAAGACGGCGAAGATGCATCAGGGCCATCATGGCGCCAACCACCCGGTCAAGGATCACACCACGGGCAAGGTCGAGATCGTCTCGATGAATCACGGCTTCGCAGTCGACTCGAACAGCCTTCCGGAAGGCGTTGAAGAGACTCACATTTCTCTTTTCGACGGCAGCAATTGCGGCCTGCGCGTTGCCGGCAAGCCGGTCTTCTCCGTGCAGCACCACCCGGAAGCTTCCCCGGGCCCGCAGGACAGCCATTACCTCTTCCGCCGCTTCGTCAATCTCGTGCGCGAGAAGAAGGGCGAACCGGCTTTGGCCGAGCGCGCCTGA
- a CDS encoding DUF1190 domain-containing protein, translating into MSVSLLLMGTAALTGCGQKDSNTAKIYKDVDACIADDIFTAERCRSDFAAAEKERLQNAPAYETAAACEKDYGVNDCQPTTDAHRAGLGHFIPFMAGYVVGNTAQTYNANALYQPRGSSDFRTAAGRSLANSTPITNRDYAPRKKDDDTQPSYSSSSGGGGGGGGGSGRWFSERSASSTTTAERGGWGFRGFHLSS; encoded by the coding sequence ATGAGTGTGTCACTGCTGCTGATGGGAACGGCGGCGCTGACGGGCTGTGGCCAGAAGGACAGTAACACCGCCAAGATTTACAAGGACGTCGATGCCTGCATCGCCGACGACATCTTTACGGCGGAGAGATGTCGATCCGATTTTGCCGCAGCGGAAAAAGAGCGTCTTCAGAATGCGCCGGCCTACGAGACGGCCGCCGCATGTGAAAAGGACTATGGCGTCAACGATTGCCAGCCTACGACAGACGCTCACCGTGCCGGCTTGGGCCATTTTATTCCTTTCATGGCCGGCTACGTCGTCGGCAACACCGCACAGACCTACAATGCCAATGCACTATACCAACCGCGCGGCAGTAGCGATTTCAGAACCGCCGCCGGGCGAAGCCTCGCCAACAGCACGCCGATCACAAATCGCGATTATGCGCCGAGAAAGAAGGATGACGACACCCAGCCCTCCTATTCTTCGTCATCCGGCGGTGGCGGGGGCGGCGGCGGTGGATCCGGACGCTGGTTTTCTGAACGTTCGGCCAGTTCGACGACAACGGCGGAACGCGGCGGCTGGGGCTTCCGCGGTTTTCACCTTTCGAGTTGA